In Podospora pseudoanserina strain CBS 124.78 chromosome 5, whole genome shotgun sequence, a single window of DNA contains:
- the INT6 gene encoding eukaryotic translation initiation factor 3 subunit E (EggNog:ENOG503NWSQ; COG:J; antiSMASH:Cluster_2), which produces MASTTASGGSEYDLLNKLAPNLDRHMIFPLLEFSASQLVDEDGQVRDEAKARQITQAKFALTKRTNMTDYVANLYCELEGLDEAPAEYTERKKQVFSQLEKYEQQTAKITELLERDDVVNALRSDKVANLEFLKREHDVTIDMVNALFDLGNLQYSCGNYGDATETLYRFRVLSTDNDKVAYATWGRLACEILTMSWESALEEVQKVREVIDSKLSQNPLAQLQHRTSLIHWALFPLFNYDKAREPILDLFFNAGYINTIQANCPWILRYLAVAVITNRTKAKNMGVQQKQMKDIVRIVKQEAYEYQDPITRFVHALCIDFDFEEAQQQLVLAEEVLRGDFFLLNHADEFVDSARHLIFESYCKIHARISLTDLSARLGLNAEAAEKWIVNLIRDTRLDAKIDYKEGTVVMNHPPTSVYQQVIEKTKGGFFRTQVLTSAVGGRS; this is translated from the exons atggcttccaccaccgccagcggcgGGTCCGAGTACGACCTGCTCAACAAGCTCgcccccaacctcgaccgCCACATGatctttccccttctcgaGTTCAGCGCCAGCCAGCttgttgacgaggatggaCAGGTCAGGGATGAAGCCAAGGCGCGCCAAATCACACAGGCCAAGTTTGCGCTCACGAAGCGCACCAACATGACCGACTACGTCGCCAACCTGTACTGCGAGCTCGAAGGCCTCGACGAAGCCCCCGCCGAGTACACCGAGAGGAAAAAGCAGGTCTTCAGCCAGCTGGAGAAATACGAGCAACAGACCGCAAAGATCACAGAGCTCCTCGAGCGCGACGACGTTGTTAATGCCCTCCGAAGCGACAAGGTGGCCAACTTGGAGTTCTTGAAGCGGGAGCACGAT GTCACCATCGACATGGTCAACGCCCTCTTCGACCTGGGCAACCTTCAGTATAGCTGCGGTAACTACGGTGACGCCACTGAGACCCTCTACCGCTTCCGCGTCCTTTCCACAGACAACGACAAGGTCGCCTACGCCACATGGGGTAGACTGGCTTGCGAGATCCTCACCATGAGCTGGGAgtcggcgttggaggaggttcaAAAGGTCCGCGAAGTTATCGACTCGAAGCTGTCGCAAAACCCCCTCGCCCAACTGCAACACCGGACTTCCCTCATCCACTGGGctctcttccccctcttcaactACGACAAGGCCCGTGAGCCCATCCTcgacctcttcttcaacgccggatacatcaacaccatccaggCCAACTGCCCTTGGATCCTGCGCTACCTTGCCGTGGCTGTTATCACCAACCGCACCAAGGCTAAGAACATGGGGGTccagcagaagcagatgaAGGACATTGTCCGCATCGTCAAGCAGGAGGCCTACGAGTACCAGGACCCCATTACCCGCTTTGTACACGCCCTGTGCATCGACTTCGATTTCGAGGAGGCCCAGCAACAGCTCGTCCTTGCTGAGGAGGTCCTCCGCGGCGACTTCTTCCTTCTTAATCATGCTGATGAGTTCGTCGACTCGGCCAGACATCTCATCTTCGAGAGCTACTGCAAGATCCACGCCCGTATTTCCCTTACCGACCTCAGCGCACGGTTGGGTCTCAAcgccgaggctgccgagaAGTGGATTGTCAACCTGATCCGCGACACCAGGTTGGACGCCAAGATTGACTACAAGGAGGGTACAGTCGTCATGAACCACCCACCGACCTCTGTCTACCAGCAGGTGATTGAGAAGACAAAGGGCGGTTTCTTCCGGACACAGGTTTTGACTTCCGCGGTTGGTGGCAGGTCATAA
- a CDS encoding hypothetical protein (EggNog:ENOG503NZM0; MEROPS:MER0000432; COG:S; antiSMASH:Cluster_2), producing the protein MMLLRLVTLATSLLGLVTPALTIPSPAAPFKVKPFRVNLSKNVPHMLDLIRSTQLPAKPQYPGIGSSFGIDLDALKALKQEWLHDFDWEREQASINKFHHYAVTVEGLQIHFIHEKSKDPNAIPLLLCHGWPGSFLEFLPIIKDLTQRARTSTGRNVSFDIIIPSLPGFAFSSSPPQNWTLDDTARVYNTLMTKVLGYEAYAVHGTAHGVAISFTLYDEFNTTARAAHLVFMFFHPTTPEEISARNISLSPLEQFELQRSVEWGVNGMGYFVMQTTKPNTVGLALHDNPVGQLAWIGDKYIDCRVALTQAAGTSLTFFTGSDPRAGTAPSILTTNELLRCVSLYYLTGTFRSSIYIYAQDPGAFERVPRRARTDAPLLVSFFKYNTAFWPREVIAMVGNLTKYRNHDFGGTFAGLDNPPALIEDLREIGTDWQY; encoded by the exons ATGATGCTGCTCAGACTGGTAACCCTCGCGACATCGCTGCTTGGTCTTGTTACACCGGCATTGACGATCCCATCACCTGCGGCTCCCTTCAAGGTTAAACCATTTCGGGTAAACCTTTCGAAGAATGTTCCTCACATGCTGGATCTCATCCGGTCAACACAGCTTCCGGCGAAACCGCAGTATCCAGGGATTGGGTCTTCCTTCGGGATTGATCTTGACGCTCTCAAAGCACTGAAGCAAGAATGGCTTCATGATTTTGACTGGGAACGAGAACAAGCGTCTATCAACAA atTCCATCATTACGCAGTGACGGTTGAGGGTCTCCAAATCCACTTCATCCACGAAAAGTCCAAAGACCCAAACGCAATACCATTGCTTCTATGCCATGGCTGGCCCGGCTCGTTTCTAGAGTTTCtacccatcatcaaagaccTGACCCAACGAGCAAGAACGTCCACCGGCAGAAATGTCTCatttgacatcatcatcccttCACTGCCCGGGTTTgcattctcatcatccccgccaCAAAATTGGACATTGGATGACACAGCACGTGTGTACAACACGCTCATGACGAAGGTCCTTGGCTATGAAGCCTACGCTGTCCACGGGACTGCTCATGGCGTGGCTATCTCGTTTACTTTGTACGATGAGttcaacaccacagcaaGAGCTGCCCATCTTGTGTTTATGTTCTTTCATCCTACTACCCCTGAGGAGATTTCAGCGAGGAATATTTCTCTTTCGCCGCTGGAGCAATTCGAATTGCAAAGGTCGGTGGAATGGGGTGTCAATGGTATGGGATATTTTGTTATGCAGACAACCAAG CCCAACACAGTTGGCTTGGCCCTACACGACAACCCTGTAGGACAACTAGCCTGGATAGGCGACAAGTACATTGACTGTAGGGTAGCCCTGACACAGGCTGCTGGCACATCACTGACATTCTTCACAGGGTCGGACCCAAGAGCCGGTACAGCCCCATCCATATTAACGACAAACGAATTGTTGCGTTGTGTTTCACTCTACTACCTCACGGGGACATTTCGATCATCGATATACATCTACGCTCAAGATCCGGGTGCCTTTGAAAGAGTGCCGAGACGGGCGAGGACGGATGCGCCGCTTCTTGTGAGCTTCTTCAAGTACAACACTGCTTTTTGGCCTCGGGAGGTTATTGCAATGGTTGGGAATCTTACCAAGTATCGAA ATCATGATTTTGGAGGTACCTTTGCCGGGCTGGATAACCCGCCGGCTTTGATAGAGGACTTGAGGGAGATTGGAACTGACTGGCAATATTGA
- a CDS encoding hypothetical protein (COG:Z; EggNog:ENOG503NWHJ; antiSMASH:Cluster_2): MAESRPATRDEFQIAIMCALPLEAEAVLYLFDEFWDREGDPYGRSQQDSNEYRTGRIGQDDVVLVILAEMGTINAANAARDLLSSYVKIRLCLVVGICGGVPSPEVSRHDDYIRLGGVVI, from the coding sequence ATGGCCGAAAGCCGACCTGCCACCCGGGATGAGTTCCAGATCGCGATTATGTGCGCCCTCCCGCTCGAAGCTGAAGCAGTGCTGTACCTTTTCGACGAGTTTTGGGATCGAGAGGGCGACCCCTACGGAAGATCACAACAAGACTCGAATGAATACAGGACAGGGAGAATTGGCCAAGATGATGTTGTCCTCGTTATTCTCGCTGAGATGGGCACTATAAACGCTGCCAATGCTGCCCGCGACCTCCTATCCAGTTATGTCAAGATCCGATTATGTCTTGTTGTGGGTATCTGCGGAGGTGTGCCATCACCCGAAGTTTCCAGACATGACGACTATATTCGATTGGGCGGTGTTGTTATCTGA
- a CDS encoding hypothetical protein (EggNog:ENOG503NYPP; COG:K) — MTRPFQEGPKVWQKPGLRGGDCGSLEVWVTTREALTAKNSRGSSINLRTPSFDWINDGAVPSHNGNGFAIADPAAVAGVMMDPSAFMGNPAQFNPQFANPQQLAMQNTPMRNASPSFPNAMYQTNSVIPSKRARPREDSIGQSPRQAPGMLPTSRAETPQQSPFPGYQPPGMAQQQGGQPSPYPHLQQNGSANATPSPIMSNQMRPGSVPQRVSTASPHPFSPAAQQFPQTSPVPSEHGGNPQAFMQQNAFPQGFNPQFTAQSPARPSPSPNPMGNPMMAQHMTQMQGQLPQQIQQMPQQMQNPMAGQMQNMMLQQQMGQGRGAMDPQKQQQLLYQMQMQQQRSLQQQINAQNMMQIAPNTNLTPAQIQAQAHVQAQVQHQAQQRNMMAGRPGVPNGQMPPGGMRPQQGIPAQQFLRQVPPAQFLNQLRAFFASSGQVMDQTLPTIGNQPIDLQALFHAVMKFGGYRAVTQSNGWVQVSMALNIHPQQVPAAPSHFKAIYERWLFKYEEMVKMRMQQGGMQKAPQMAPGTPTKIMPPGQMPGQMMQPGQPSPLQQGPMPSPAKPPGGQQAGMNGFPVHGQQPMMPSQTHQQRHSLSRSIQATPTNEDFSMQSPAQGKPGSMSVPGSAQAENQGMAEELAGTAKFAAPFVTNPEEYMPSSREHISYGGVDASLIKVGQELQNAMIDLPAAYELGNVDLHAITKSLQSGIHGEVRLALDVLARITASDFHSFAPTNTIPIPQIELKFCPELVEALVDCAEEQIELLAESSEEASNEIVISPYEDIVRACRIDRLTVKSIPVHGSSEYDLERAADRLICITTIFRNMSWRDDNHPALADEAVIKLLCVVIRYMGTREMLLRSNANTLDIMKDLVTLLSNIAGAIEIPGREQAFCLLQFLLAFAPNPPPTMVNGKLYFSVYDPRSHPYLPHAVDSLAKLLARDEPNRTHYTAIFTNESMLNTSPPCELLTRAFALAIAPIPDCTKEPRHPLPPLVEVRKPIIMQGLLAADIMAGLAPEFDSGVARSWLASGNGFAQNLYALVRQISSLYESQAMRPGRGPPKRDAELVYISSVGINLIRRLCEKARDPHRPAGESGIPPEILPARESVLQALQMHAREWTVEGMLTDLVAYARLVR, encoded by the exons ATGACTAGGCCGTTTCAGGAGGGCCCCAAG GTCTGGCAAAAGCCGGGACTTCGTGGTGGTGACTGTGGAAGTCTCGAGGTTTGGGTGACCACCCGAGAGGCGCTGACGGCGAAAAATTCTCGCGGCTCCAGCATCAACCTCCGGACTCCTAGTTTCGA TTGGATAAACGACGGCGCTGTTCCCTCTCACAATGGCAACGGCTTTGCGATCGCCGACccggctgctgttgccggCGTCATGATGGACCCTTCGGCCTTTATGGGAAATCCCGCCCAATTCAACCCGCAGTTCGCGAACCCCCAGCAACTCGCCATGCAGAATACCCCGATGCGCAATGCCTCGCCGTCGTTTCCGAACGCGATGTATCAGACCAACTCAGTCATCCCATCGAAACGGGCTCGTCCCAGAGAAGATAGCATTGGACAGTCACCGCGACAGGCACCTGGCATGCTGCCAACCTCACGCGCCGAGACACCCCAGCAGTCGCCGTTCCCGGGCTATCAACCACCAGGCATGGCGCAACAACAAGGTGGCCAGCCGTCCCCAtatcctcatcttcagcaAAACGGCTCGGCCAATGCTACTCCGTCTCCCATAATGAGCAACCAGATGCGGCCAGGCAGTGTGCCACAGAGGGTGTCGACCGCATCTCCCCATCCATTCTCGCCTGCCGCGCAACAATTCCCACAGACGTCGCCGGTTCCATCTGAGCACGGAGGAAACCCGCAGGCTTTTATGCAACAGAATGCTTTTCCACAAGGCTTTAATCCTCAATTCACGGCCCAATCTCCTGCGaggccgtcgccgtcgcccAATCCCATGGGAAACCCCATGATGGCTCAGCACATGACCCAGATGCAAGGTCAGCTTCCCCAGCAAATACAACAGATGCCTCAGCAAATGCAAAATCCAATGGCGGGTCAGATGCAAAACATGATGCTGCAGCAACAGATGGGCCAAGGGCGCGGCGCAATGGATCCCCAAAAACAGCAGCAACTTCTGTATCAAATGcagatgcagcagcagcggtcACTACAACAGCAAATCAATGCTCAGAACATGATGCAAATTGCTCCAAACACAAACTTGACACCGGCTCAAATCCAAGCCCAAGCTCACGTCCAGGCTCAAGTTCAGCACCAAGCTCAGCAGAGGAATATGATGGCCGGCAGACCAGGTGTTCCGAACGGACAAATGCCACCAGGAGGAATGAGGCCCCAACAAGGCATACCGGCACAACAGTTTTTGAGGCAGGTTCCTCCAGCCCAGTTTCTGAATCAACTCCGCGCCTTTTTTGCCTCGAGCGGTCAGGTGATGGACCAAACGCTTCCCACCATTGGGAACCAGCCTATCGATCTACAAGCTTTGTTCCACGCAGTCATGAAATTTGGAGGATACCGCGCCGTCACACAATCAAATGGTTGGGTCCAGGTATCCATGGCCCTGAATATCCACCCGCAGCAAGTACCGGCGGCACCCTCCCACTTCAAAGCAATCTACGAGCGGTGGCTGTTCAAGTATGAGGAAATGGTCAAGATGCGCATGCAGCAGGGAGGGATGCAGAAGGCTCCGCAGATGGCCCCAGGAACGCCTACTAAGATTATGCCTCCTGGCCAGATGCCGGGGCAGATGATGCAGCCCGGtcagccatcaccactccAACAAGGTCCGATGCCGTCGCCAGCCAAGCCTCCGGGTGGACAGCAAGCCGGCATGAACGGTTTCCCGGTTCACGGTCAACAGCCCATGATGCCCAGCCAGACCCACCAACAGCGCCACAGCTTGTCCAGAAGCATACAGGCCACGCCCACGAATGAGGACTTTTCTATGCAGTCTCCTGCCCAAGGAAAACCTGGCAGCATGTCTGTCCCCGGCTCGGCGCAGGCAGAAAATCAGGGAATGGCTGAGGAATTGGCGGGCACCGCCAAGTTTGCCGCCCCCTTTGTCACGAATCCCGAGGAGTATATGCCGTCTTCTCGGGAACACATATCATATGGAGGAGTTGACGCTAGCCTGATAAAGGTTGGCCAGGAGCTCCAAAACGCCATGATCGACCTGCCAGCTGCCTATGAACTCGGGAATGTCGATCTCCatgccatcaccaagagTCTCCAAAGCGGCATTCATGGTGAAGTTCGGCTTGCCCTCGATGTCCTTGCAAGGATTACGGCCAGTGACTTCCACTCTTTCGCGCCGACCAACACTATCCCTATCCCTCAAATTGAACTCAAGTTCTGCCCCGAGCTGGTAGAGGCGCTGGTGGACTGCGCAGAAGAGCAGATTGAGCTACTCGCCGAAAGTTCGGAGGAAGCGTCCAACGAGATTGTTATTTCACCCTATGAGGATATTGTCCGGGCTTGTCGCATCGATAGGCTTACCGTCAAAAGCATCCCGGTCCATGGTTCCTCGGAGTATGACCTTGAGCGTGCGGCTGACAGGCTCATATGCATCACAACTATCTTCCGCAACATGTCCTGGCGCGATGATAACCATCCGGCTCTCGCCGATGAAGCCGTCATCAAGTTGTTGTGCGTGGTCATTAGATACATGGGAACCCGCGAAATGCTGCTTCGGAGCAACGCAAACACACTGGATATCATGAAGGATCTGGTCACACTACTCAGCAACATTGCTGGTGCGATTGAAATACCAGGGCGAGAACAGGCCTTTTGCTTGTTGCAATTTCTGCTCGCCTTTGCACCCAATCCACCCCCGACGATGGTGAACGGCAAGCTGTACTTTTCAGTCTACGACCCTCGGTCGCACCCCTATCTCCCACACGCCGTTGATTCGCTGGCCAAACTACTCGCGCGGGACGAACCGAATCGGACACACTACACGGCCATCTTCACGAATGAGTCTATGCTCAACACGTCTCCACCCTGCGAACTGCTCACCAGAGCCTTTGCGCTTGCTATCGCCCCTATTCCCGACTGCACCAAGGAACCTCGCCACCCGTTGCCCCCGCTCGTCGAGGTTCGgaaacccatcatcatgcaaGGTCTCCTCGCTGCCGACATCATGGCAGGGCTGGCGCCGGAGTTTGACAGCGGAGTGGCGCGATCATGGCTGGCCTCGGGCAATGGGTTTGCGCAGAACTTGTATGCGCTCGTCCGGCAAATCAGCAGTCTGTACGAAAGCCAGGCTATGAGGCCAGGGCGTGGCCCGCCAAAGCGAGATGCCGAGCTCGTCTACATCTCGTCGGTCGGCATCAACTTGATCAGGAGGTTGTGCGAGAAGGCTAGGGACCCCCACCGCCCAGCAGGTGAGAGCGGTATTCCGCCCGAGATCCTGCCGGCGAGGGAAAGTGTTTTGCAGGCTCTGCAGATGCATGCCAGGGAATGGACCGTGGAAGGGATGTTGACTGACTTGGTCGCGTATGCCCGCCTGGTCCGCTGA
- the img2 gene encoding 54S ribosomal protein img2, mitochondrial (COG:S; EggNog:ENOG503P6ZK), with protein MLRPTLLPSRLLRQQPTLTPLLRQFLSTAPSQPQKPSSSPPQSLPRQSQKTYFPFALGRSRTNNYSVYQDAKRGGNFKLTIIKKIEGNRIAFKQELAKALNLSPNDIRVNSLTGHVEVRGHHRSEIVAFLEERGL; from the exons ATGCTTCgaccaaccctcctcccctcccgcctcctccggcaacaaccaaccctcaCGCCCCTCCTCAGACAGTTCCTTTCCACAGCTCCCagccaaccccaaaaaccctcctcatccccaccacaATCCCTCCCAAGACAAAGCCAAAAGACATACTTCCCCTTCGCCCTCGGCCGCTCCCGCACAAACAACTACTCAGTCTACCAGGACGCCAAGCGCGGCGGCAATTTCAAGCTCACAATCATCAAAAAGATCGAGGGGAACAGGATAGCCTTCAAGCAGGAGCTTGCCAAGGCGCTGAATCTGTCGCCAAACGACATCAGAGTCAACAGTTTGACGGGGCATGTGGAAGTTCGG GGGCACCATAGGTCAGAGATTGTTGCTTTcctggaggagagggggttgtaa